A single region of the Cronobacter condimenti 1330 genome encodes:
- the pmbA gene encoding metalloprotease PmbA — protein MALAMKVITQVEAQRKALEQAVSQALELASGKSDGAEVAVSKTTGISVSTRYGEVENVEFNSDGALGITVYHQNRKGSASSTDLSPDAIARTVQAALDIARYTSPDPCAGVAEKDLLAFEAPDLDLFHPAEIEPEQAIDYAARAEQASLKADKRITNTEGGSFNSHYGIKVFGNSHGMLQSYCSSRHSLSSCVIAEENGDMERDYAYTIGRALGDLESPEWVGEECARRTLSRLSPRKLPTMKAPVIFGREVATGLFGHLVGAISGGAVYRKSTFLLDSLGKQILPEWLTIEEHPHLLKGLASTPFDSEGVATSRRDIIKDGVLQQWLLTNYSARKLGLKSTGHAGGIHNWRIKGRGLSFEQLLKEMGTGLVVTELMGQGVSGITGDYSRGAAGFWVENGEIQYPVSEITIAGNLKEMWRNMVTIGDDIETRSNIQCGSVLLPEMKIAGE, from the coding sequence ATGGCACTCGCGATGAAAGTAATCACACAAGTTGAAGCGCAGCGCAAAGCGCTGGAACAGGCGGTTTCTCAGGCGCTGGAGCTGGCGTCCGGCAAGTCGGACGGCGCGGAAGTGGCGGTCAGCAAAACGACCGGTATCAGCGTCAGCACCCGCTACGGTGAGGTGGAGAATGTTGAATTTAATAGCGATGGTGCGCTCGGCATCACGGTTTATCATCAAAACCGCAAAGGCAGCGCCTCCTCGACCGATTTAAGCCCGGACGCGATCGCCCGCACCGTACAGGCCGCGCTGGATATTGCCCGTTATACCTCCCCAGACCCGTGCGCGGGTGTGGCGGAAAAAGATCTGCTGGCTTTCGAAGCACCCGATTTAGACCTCTTCCATCCGGCGGAAATCGAGCCAGAGCAGGCTATCGACTATGCCGCACGCGCCGAGCAAGCCTCCCTGAAGGCAGATAAGCGCATCACCAACACGGAAGGCGGCAGTTTTAATAGCCATTACGGTATTAAAGTTTTCGGTAACAGCCACGGCATGCTGCAAAGTTACTGCTCTTCGCGCCACTCGCTCTCCAGTTGTGTTATCGCAGAAGAAAATGGCGATATGGAGCGCGATTACGCCTACACCATTGGCCGCGCGCTGGGCGATCTGGAATCGCCGGAGTGGGTGGGTGAAGAGTGCGCCCGTCGCACGCTGTCGCGCCTTTCCCCGCGCAAGCTGCCGACCATGAAAGCGCCGGTCATTTTCGGGCGCGAAGTGGCAACCGGGCTGTTCGGTCATCTGGTCGGCGCCATCAGCGGCGGCGCAGTCTACCGCAAATCCACCTTCCTGCTCGATTCGCTCGGTAAGCAGATCCTGCCGGAATGGCTGACCATTGAAGAGCATCCGCACCTGCTGAAGGGCCTCGCCTCAACGCCGTTCGACAGCGAAGGCGTGGCGACATCGCGCCGCGACATTATCAAAGACGGCGTGCTGCAACAATGGCTGCTCACCAACTATTCTGCGCGCAAGCTGGGGCTTAAAAGCACCGGTCATGCGGGCGGCATCCATAACTGGCGCATCAAGGGGCGCGGCCTGAGCTTTGAGCAACTGCTGAAAGAGATGGGCACCGGCCTTGTGGTCACCGAGCTGATGGGCCAGGGTGTCAGTGGCATCACCGGCGATTATTCGCGCGGCGCGGCGGGCTTCTGGGTCGAAAATGGCGAAATCCAGTATCCGGTGAGCGAGATCACCATTGCCGGCAACCTCAAAGAGATGTGGCGCAATATGGTTACCATTGGTGACGATATTGAAACACGTAGCAATATTCAGTGTGGTTCAGTACTGCTGCCGGAGATGAAAATCGCCGGCGAGTAA
- the yjgA gene encoding ribosome biogenesis factor YjgA codes for MTKQPDDWLDEVPDNENDDDDDEIIWVSKSEIKRDAEELKRLGAELVDLGKNALDKIPLDEDLRAAIELAQRIKKEGRRRQMQLIGKMLRQRDDEPIRQALDKLKNRHNQQVALFHKLEQLRDRLIEEGDDAVPDVLNLWPQADRQQLRSLIRNAKKEKEGNKPPKSARLIFQYLRELAEGE; via the coding sequence ATGACAAAGCAGCCCGATGACTGGCTCGATGAAGTGCCCGATAACGAAAACGACGACGATGATGATGAGATTATCTGGGTCAGCAAAAGTGAGATTAAACGCGACGCCGAAGAGCTGAAGCGCCTCGGCGCCGAGCTGGTTGATCTTGGGAAAAACGCGCTGGATAAAATTCCGCTGGATGAAGATCTGCGCGCGGCCATTGAACTGGCGCAGCGTATTAAGAAAGAAGGCCGCCGTCGCCAGATGCAGCTTATCGGTAAAATGCTGCGTCAGCGTGACGACGAGCCGATCCGCCAGGCGCTGGATAAACTGAAAAACCGCCATAACCAGCAGGTGGCGCTGTTCCATAAACTGGAGCAACTGCGTGACCGTCTGATTGAAGAAGGCGACGACGCGGTGCCGGATGTACTGAATCTGTGGCCGCAGGCAGATCGCCAGCAGCTGCGTTCGCTCATCCGCAACGCTAAGAAAGAGAAAGAAGGCAATAAACCGCCGAAATCCGCACGCCTGATCTTCCAGTATCTGCGTGAGCTTGCAGAAGGCGAATAA
- a CDS encoding aldose 1-epimerase family protein: MNKIVWFTPLALLICAQASAQTWVLTDAEQGVDKGNWQISSEKLKLSGSPFSIEQKVLHGGKQEGSKIITITSKNGLTIALSPTRGMNLLHADGFGVRMGWDSPVKEVVNPAFINLESRNGLGWLEGFNEMMVRCGYEWTGHPTRADGQLYTLHGKAGNTPASRVEVEVSETAPYEIKVRGLLKESTFKKADLQTMTELRYVPGSNSFSLNDVLTNHADYPHDYQIIYHSNFGQPILEEGARFIAPAAKVSPFNDYAKGGLKTWNTYSGPTKGFDEMVFNLTPLGDANHQSVAAVVNKAGDKGAAISFNLTQLPVLTMWKNTDTLKQGYVTGIEPGTSYAYPVTIEREQKRVKQLAPGESTRFELTYTLLHNAQQVSDVEKRIAQIQGDKPTTQEETPIATE; this comes from the coding sequence ATGAACAAAATTGTATGGTTTACCCCGCTTGCCCTGCTGATTTGCGCTCAGGCGAGCGCGCAAACCTGGGTGCTGACCGATGCTGAACAGGGCGTCGACAAAGGAAACTGGCAGATCAGCAGTGAAAAGCTGAAGCTGTCCGGCTCGCCGTTCAGCATTGAGCAAAAAGTCCTGCACGGCGGCAAACAGGAAGGCAGCAAAATCATCACCATTACCAGCAAAAATGGCCTGACTATCGCCTTAAGCCCGACGCGCGGCATGAACCTGCTGCATGCTGACGGCTTTGGCGTGCGGATGGGCTGGGATTCGCCGGTAAAAGAGGTGGTCAATCCGGCCTTTATCAACCTGGAGAGCCGCAACGGGCTTGGCTGGCTGGAAGGCTTCAACGAGATGATGGTGCGTTGCGGTTATGAATGGACCGGTCACCCCACGCGTGCAGACGGGCAGCTGTACACGCTGCATGGTAAAGCGGGCAATACGCCTGCCTCACGCGTGGAAGTAGAAGTGAGTGAGACGGCGCCGTATGAAATCAAAGTGCGTGGGCTGCTGAAAGAGAGCACGTTCAAAAAAGCGGACCTGCAAACCATGACCGAGCTGCGCTACGTGCCGGGCAGCAACAGTTTTAGCCTGAACGACGTGCTGACGAACCACGCGGATTATCCGCACGACTACCAGATTATCTATCACAGCAACTTCGGCCAGCCGATTCTGGAAGAAGGCGCGCGCTTTATCGCACCGGCGGCGAAAGTCAGTCCGTTTAACGACTACGCCAAAGGCGGCCTGAAAACCTGGAACACTTACAGCGGACCGACGAAAGGCTTTGACGAAATGGTCTTTAACCTGACGCCGCTTGGTGACGCAAATCATCAGAGTGTCGCTGCCGTGGTGAACAAAGCGGGCGATAAAGGCGCGGCGATTAGCTTTAACCTGACGCAGTTGCCTGTGCTGACGATGTGGAAAAACACCGACACGCTGAAACAGGGCTATGTGACGGGTATTGAACCTGGCACCAGCTACGCCTACCCGGTCACTATCGAGCGCGAACAAAAACGCGTGAAGCAACTGGCACCGGGCGAAAGCACGCGCTTTGAGCTGACCTATACGCTGCTGCATAACGCCCAGCAGGTATCAGACGTTGAAAAACGTATCGCGCAGATCCAGGGTGACAAACCGACAACACAGGAAGAAACGCCGATCGCCACAGAATAA
- the mpl gene encoding UDP-N-acetylmuramate:L-alanyl-gamma-D-glutamyl-meso-diaminopimelate ligase — MRIHILGICGTFMGGVAMLARSLGHEVTGSDANVYPPMSTLLEKQGIDLIQGYDASQLEPRPDLVVIGNAMTRGNPCVEAVLEQGIPYMSGPQWLHDFVLRDRWVVAVAGTHGKTTTAGMATWILEACGYKPGFVIGGVPGNFDVSARLGESPFFVIEADEYDCAFFDKRSKFVHYAPRTLVLNNLEFDHADIFDDLKAIQKQFHHLVRIVPGQGKIIWPENDINLKQVMAMGCWSEQEQIGEQGRWQAKKLTNDASKWEVWLDGECVGQVEWQLVGEHNMHNGLAAIAAARHVGVTPADAAQALGSFVNARRRLELRGEANGVTVYDDFAHHPTAILATLAALRGKVGGTARIIAVLEPRSNTMKMGVCKDDLAPSLGRADEVFLFQPHHIPWQVAEVADACIQPAHWSADIDTLVEMITKTAQPGDHILVMSNGGFGGIHQKLLDALSKKAELASAR; from the coding sequence ATGCGTATTCATATACTGGGAATTTGCGGCACATTTATGGGCGGCGTGGCAATGCTGGCGCGCTCGCTGGGTCATGAAGTGACGGGCTCGGACGCCAACGTCTATCCGCCGATGAGTACCCTGCTGGAAAAGCAAGGGATCGACTTAATTCAGGGCTATGACGCCTCGCAGCTGGAGCCGCGCCCGGATCTCGTGGTGATCGGCAACGCCATGACGCGCGGCAATCCGTGCGTCGAGGCTGTGCTGGAGCAGGGCATTCCTTATATGTCCGGCCCGCAGTGGCTGCACGATTTCGTCCTGCGCGACCGCTGGGTCGTGGCGGTGGCGGGCACCCACGGTAAAACCACCACGGCAGGCATGGCGACCTGGATTCTGGAAGCCTGCGGCTACAAGCCGGGTTTTGTCATCGGCGGCGTGCCGGGCAATTTTGACGTCTCCGCGCGTCTCGGTGAAAGCCCGTTCTTCGTCATCGAAGCGGACGAATATGACTGCGCGTTCTTTGATAAACGCTCGAAGTTCGTTCACTACGCGCCGCGTACGCTGGTGCTGAACAACCTTGAATTCGACCATGCCGATATCTTTGACGATCTGAAAGCTATCCAGAAGCAATTCCACCACCTTGTGCGCATCGTGCCAGGGCAGGGGAAAATCATCTGGCCTGAAAACGACATTAACCTGAAACAGGTCATGGCGATGGGCTGCTGGAGCGAGCAGGAGCAGATTGGCGAGCAGGGCCGCTGGCAGGCGAAAAAGCTCACCAACGACGCCTCGAAATGGGAAGTCTGGCTGGATGGCGAATGTGTAGGCCAGGTCGAGTGGCAACTGGTGGGCGAGCACAACATGCATAATGGGCTGGCGGCCATCGCTGCGGCGCGCCACGTGGGCGTGACGCCTGCTGATGCCGCGCAGGCGCTCGGTTCATTCGTTAACGCCCGCCGCCGCCTTGAACTGCGTGGCGAAGCCAACGGCGTGACCGTTTATGATGATTTCGCACATCATCCGACCGCTATTCTCGCCACGCTCGCTGCCCTGCGCGGCAAGGTGGGCGGCACCGCGCGCATCATTGCGGTGCTGGAGCCGCGCTCCAACACCATGAAAATGGGCGTCTGCAAAGACGATTTGGCGCCGTCGCTTGGGCGTGCCGACGAAGTCTTCCTGTTCCAGCCGCACCACATTCCGTGGCAGGTGGCGGAAGTGGCGGACGCCTGCATTCAGCCTGCGCACTGGAGCGCCGATATCGACACGCTGGTCGAGATGATTACCAAAACCGCGCAGCCGGGCGATCACATCCTGGTGATGAGTAACGGCGGTTTCGGCGGTATTCATCAGAAGCTCCTGGATGCGCTTTCGAAAAAAGCCGAGCTGGCCTCTGCGCGCTAA
- the fbp gene encoding class 1 fructose-bisphosphatase → MKTLGEFIVEKQHEFSHATGELTALLSAIKLGAKIIHRDINKAGLVDILGASGVENVQGETQQKLDLFANEKLKAALKARDIVAGIASEEEDEIVVFEGCEHAKYVVLMDPLDGSSNIDVNVSVGTIFSIYRRVTPVGTPVTMEDFLQPGSQQVAAGYVVYGSSTMLVYTTGCGVHAFTYDPSLGVFCLSQERMRFPASGNTYSINEGNYIKFPTGVKKYIKYCQEEDKATQRPYTSRYIGSLVADFHRNLLKGGIYLYPSTASHPEGKLRLLYECNPMAFLAEQAGGKASDGKQRILDIKPDSLHQRRPFFVGTEQMVNDVERFIREFPDA, encoded by the coding sequence ATGAAAACGTTAGGTGAATTTATTGTCGAAAAGCAGCACGAATTTTCTCACGCCACCGGGGAACTGACGGCGCTGCTGTCGGCAATAAAGCTTGGCGCGAAGATCATCCACCGCGATATCAATAAGGCCGGTCTGGTCGATATCCTGGGTGCCAGCGGCGTCGAAAACGTGCAGGGTGAGACGCAGCAGAAACTCGATCTGTTCGCTAATGAAAAGCTGAAAGCTGCCCTTAAGGCCCGCGATATCGTGGCGGGCATCGCCTCCGAAGAAGAGGACGAGATTGTCGTTTTCGAAGGGTGCGAACATGCGAAATATGTTGTGCTGATGGACCCGCTGGACGGCTCTTCGAACATTGATGTTAACGTCTCTGTCGGTACCATTTTCTCTATTTATCGCCGCGTTACGCCGGTCGGCACGCCGGTAACCATGGAAGATTTCCTGCAGCCTGGCAGCCAGCAGGTTGCCGCGGGTTACGTGGTTTACGGCTCCTCCACCATGCTGGTTTACACCACCGGTTGCGGCGTGCACGCGTTTACCTACGATCCGTCACTCGGCGTGTTCTGCCTGAGCCAGGAGCGTATGCGCTTCCCGGCAAGCGGCAACACGTACTCCATTAACGAAGGGAACTACATCAAATTCCCGACGGGCGTGAAAAAGTACATTAAATATTGCCAGGAAGAGGACAAAGCGACCCAGCGCCCGTACACCTCGCGCTATATCGGTTCGCTGGTAGCGGATTTCCACCGCAACCTGTTAAAAGGCGGGATCTACCTCTATCCGAGCACCGCAAGCCACCCGGAAGGTAAGCTGCGCCTGCTGTACGAATGCAACCCGATGGCGTTCCTGGCCGAACAGGCAGGCGGCAAAGCGAGCGACGGCAAACAGCGCATTCTGGACATTAAGCCAGACAGCCTGCACCAGCGTCGTCCGTTCTTTGTCGGCACCGAGCAGATGGTCAATGACGTGGAGCGGTTTATCCGCGAATTCCCGGACGCGTAA
- a CDS encoding methyl-accepting chemotaxis protein codes for MLRNLSIRTGLLTLLAVMAFLLLLVSAMGIYSLTQSSASLQRINALQGEKMMRLNEGYTLLLRARNEAGQAVRLMEIGMVDDAAASIKTIASELVRGQQLLKTVLTSDVEDEQGALLLSKLNQSFNALNGQGLAPMMAALNKQSPDDYYDLLGNGLIPLTRAFDADVQAFQRWGEARGSREVESVLTQKEVMLALIGLVALLTAAVMTLVWIALRHLLLKPLAQSVEQLEHVAAGDLTRSLSATSNNELGRLVSAIEAMRVSLARSVLRVRDASAQIDTGSRELAAGNVDLAQRTESTATSLEQTAASMEQITATVKQNADNAGMAHQLAKAVSDTADRGSEMVCYVIEKMRDISGSSNRIGDILSVIDAIAFQTNILALNAAVEAARAGEQGRGFAVVAGEVRTLASRSAEAAKEIRALISNSQTQVGEGSELAQQAGETMDEIAEEVLRMTTLVREIADASLEQSRGIEQVNIAVSQMDETAQQNAALVQQSSAATRSLEEQAQQLVEAMASFRLQTAR; via the coding sequence ATGTTGAGAAATCTCTCTATCCGTACTGGGCTGCTGACGTTATTGGCGGTCATGGCTTTTCTCCTTCTGCTCGTGAGCGCCATGGGCATTTATTCACTCACACAAAGTTCTGCGTCCTTACAGCGCATTAACGCGTTGCAGGGCGAAAAAATGATGCGTCTGAACGAAGGGTATACGCTGCTGCTGCGCGCACGTAACGAGGCGGGGCAAGCGGTACGCCTGATGGAAATTGGCATGGTGGATGACGCGGCGGCGTCGATTAAAACGATCGCCAGCGAGCTGGTGCGTGGTCAGCAACTGCTGAAAACTGTGCTGACCAGCGATGTCGAAGATGAACAGGGCGCGCTGTTACTGAGCAAACTTAATCAGAGCTTTAACGCACTGAATGGCCAGGGGCTCGCGCCGATGATGGCGGCGCTTAATAAGCAAAGCCCGGATGATTATTACGATCTGCTGGGCAACGGGCTGATTCCGCTGACGCGGGCGTTTGATGCAGACGTTCAGGCGTTCCAGCGCTGGGGCGAGGCGCGCGGTAGCCGCGAGGTTGAAAGCGTACTGACGCAAAAAGAGGTGATGCTGGCGTTGATTGGCCTGGTGGCGCTCCTGACCGCCGCAGTCATGACGCTGGTCTGGATCGCGCTGCGTCACCTGCTGTTAAAGCCGCTGGCGCAGTCGGTGGAGCAGCTCGAACATGTGGCGGCCGGTGATTTGACCCGCTCGCTGTCGGCAACCAGCAATAACGAGTTGGGACGTCTGGTCAGCGCCATCGAAGCCATGCGCGTGTCGCTCGCGCGGTCGGTACTGCGCGTGCGTGACGCCAGCGCGCAGATAGACACCGGCAGCCGCGAGCTGGCGGCGGGTAACGTCGATCTGGCTCAGCGTACTGAATCGACCGCCACGTCGCTTGAGCAGACGGCGGCGAGCATGGAGCAGATCACCGCGACGGTGAAACAGAACGCCGATAACGCCGGGATGGCGCATCAGCTGGCGAAAGCGGTCTCGGACACTGCCGATCGCGGCAGCGAAATGGTGTGTTATGTAATTGAGAAGATGCGTGATATCTCCGGCAGCTCGAACCGCATTGGCGATATTCTGAGTGTTATTGATGCCATTGCCTTCCAGACCAATATTCTGGCGCTGAATGCGGCGGTGGAAGCCGCGCGCGCGGGTGAGCAGGGGCGCGGTTTTGCGGTAGTGGCAGGCGAAGTGCGCACGCTGGCAAGCCGCAGCGCCGAGGCGGCAAAAGAGATCCGCGCGCTTATCAGTAACTCCCAAACCCAGGTCGGCGAGGGCAGCGAGCTGGCGCAGCAGGCCGGTGAGACGATGGATGAAATCGCCGAAGAAGTGTTGCGAATGACGACGCTGGTGCGCGAGATTGCCGATGCTTCGCTGGAGCAGAGCCGCGGTATTGAACAGGTGAATATCGCCGTCAGCCAGATGGACGAAACCGCCCAGCAGAATGCCGCGCTGGTACAGCAATCTTCTGCCGCGACCCGTTCGCTGGAGGAACAGGCGCAGCAGCTGGTTGAGGCGATGGCTTCCTTCCGGTTGCAAACCGCCCGCTAG
- the yjfF gene encoding galactofuranose ABC transporter, permease protein YjfF: MIKRNLPLTITLAVFVLGYLYCLTQFPGFASTRVICNILTDNAFLGIIAVGMTFVILSGGIDLSVGSVIAFTGVFLAKAIGFWGLSPLVAFPLILMMGCAFGALMGWLIDALKIPAFIITLAGMFFLRGVSYLVSEESIPIDHPIYDTLSSLAWKIPGGGRLSAMGLLMLGVVVIGIFLAHRTRFGNQVYAIGGSATSANLMGISTRSVTVRIYMLSTGLATLAGIVFSVYTSAGYALAGVGVELDAIASVVIGGTLLSGGVGTVLGTLFGVAIQGLIQTYINFDGTLSSWWTKIAIGLLLFIFIALQRGLTVLWENRQSAEVTRVTPQ, encoded by the coding sequence ATGATAAAACGTAACCTGCCGCTGACTATCACGCTTGCGGTGTTTGTGCTCGGCTATCTCTACTGCCTGACGCAGTTTCCGGGGTTCGCCTCCACGCGCGTGATTTGCAATATTCTGACGGACAACGCCTTCCTCGGCATCATCGCGGTCGGCATGACGTTTGTGATCCTCTCTGGCGGGATCGATCTGTCGGTCGGCTCGGTGATCGCCTTCACCGGCGTGTTTCTCGCCAAAGCGATCGGCTTTTGGGGCCTGTCGCCGCTGGTGGCGTTTCCGCTGATCCTGATGATGGGCTGCGCGTTCGGCGCGCTGATGGGCTGGCTTATCGACGCGCTGAAGATCCCTGCGTTTATCATTACGCTTGCGGGGATGTTTTTCCTGCGTGGCGTCAGCTATCTGGTCTCGGAAGAGTCAATTCCAATTGACCACCCGATTTATGACACGCTCTCAAGTCTCGCCTGGAAAATCCCCGGCGGCGGGCGGCTTAGCGCAATGGGGCTGTTGATGCTCGGCGTGGTGGTAATTGGGATTTTCCTGGCGCACCGTACCCGTTTCGGCAATCAGGTTTACGCCATCGGTGGCAGCGCCACCTCTGCCAACCTGATGGGCATCTCGACCCGTAGCGTTACGGTGCGTATCTACATGCTCTCCACCGGGCTTGCGACGCTTGCGGGCATCGTTTTTTCGGTTTACACCTCGGCGGGTTATGCGCTGGCGGGCGTGGGGGTGGAATTAGATGCCATCGCTTCGGTCGTGATCGGCGGCACGCTGCTCTCCGGCGGCGTGGGGACAGTGCTCGGTACGCTGTTTGGCGTGGCTATTCAGGGGCTGATTCAGACCTACATAAACTTTGATGGCACGCTGAGCTCCTGGTGGACCAAAATCGCGATCGGGCTGCTGCTGTTTATTTTTATCGCGCTGCAACGCGGGCTGACAGTGCTCTGGGAAAACCGCCAGAGCGCGGAGGTCACGCGAGTGACGCCGCAGTAA
- the ytfT gene encoding galactofuranose ABC transporter, ATP-binding protein YtfT yields the protein MMPRSLPEAGTPKRRLRFPPGMPQIAALMLVLLVDGLVADHFFQIILQDGRLFGSPIDILNRAAPVALLAIGMTLVIATGGIDLSVGAVMAIAGATAATLTVEGHSLAVVILASLGVGVLAGLWNGILVAILKIQPFVATLILMVAGRGVAQLITSGQIVTFNSPSLAWLGSGSLFFFPTPVIIALVTLLVFWLFTRKTALGMFIEAVGINIRAAKNAGVSTRLIVMLTYMLSGLCAAIAGIIVTADIRGADANNAGLWLELDAILAVVIGGASLMGGRFNLALSVVGALIIQGMNTGILLSGFPPELNQVVKAIVVLCVLIVQSPRFIGLIKGVRRHDKT from the coding sequence GTGATGCCTCGTTCATTACCGGAAGCGGGTACGCCGAAACGCCGCTTACGCTTTCCGCCCGGCATGCCGCAAATCGCGGCGCTGATGCTGGTGCTGCTGGTGGACGGCCTGGTGGCAGACCACTTTTTCCAGATAATCCTGCAGGACGGACGGCTGTTTGGCAGCCCCATCGACATTCTTAACCGCGCCGCACCTGTGGCGCTCCTTGCTATCGGCATGACGCTGGTGATAGCCACCGGCGGGATCGATCTTTCCGTCGGCGCGGTGATGGCGATAGCGGGCGCGACCGCCGCGACGCTCACCGTGGAAGGACATAGCCTCGCGGTCGTCATTCTGGCATCGCTTGGCGTCGGCGTGCTGGCCGGGCTCTGGAACGGCATTCTGGTCGCCATACTGAAAATTCAGCCCTTTGTGGCAACGTTAATCCTGATGGTCGCCGGGCGCGGCGTGGCGCAGCTCATTACCTCCGGGCAGATAGTGACGTTCAACTCGCCGTCGCTTGCCTGGCTTGGCAGCGGTTCGCTGTTCTTCTTCCCGACGCCGGTCATTATCGCGCTGGTGACGCTGCTGGTGTTCTGGCTCTTTACCCGCAAAACCGCGCTCGGGATGTTCATTGAAGCGGTGGGGATCAACATTCGCGCCGCGAAAAACGCGGGCGTCAGCACCCGGCTTATCGTCATGCTCACGTATATGCTGAGCGGGCTGTGCGCGGCCATTGCGGGGATTATCGTTACGGCAGATATTCGCGGGGCGGATGCTAACAACGCCGGGCTATGGCTTGAGCTGGATGCCATCCTCGCGGTGGTTATTGGCGGCGCTTCATTGATGGGCGGGCGCTTTAATCTGGCGCTGTCGGTCGTCGGCGCGTTGATTATTCAGGGTATGAATACCGGGATTCTGTTGTCCGGCTTCCCGCCGGAACTGAACCAGGTGGTGAAAGCGATTGTGGTGCTCTGCGTGCTTATCGTTCAGTCGCCGCGGTTTATTGGTCTGATTAAAGGAGTGCGCCGCCATGATAAAACGTAA
- the ytfR gene encoding galactofuranose ABC transporter, ATP-binding protein YtfR: MHNDNNQEILRTEGLSKTFPGVKALDHVDFSLRRGEIMALLGENGAGKSTLIKALTGVYQPDGGIIWLGGEAVRPRNTAHAQQLGIGTVYQEVNLLPNMSVADNLFIGREPRRFGLLRRKEMEKRATALLGSYGFHLDVREPLNRFSVAMQQIVAICRAIDLSARVLILDEPTASLDAKEVEMLFTLMRQLRDQGVSLVFVTHFLDQVYEVTDRITVLRNGQLVGTKETAELPQIELVKMMLGRELESNALKRAGRTLLSEKPVAAFQNYGKKGVIAPFSLDVRPGEIVGLAGLLGSGRTETAEVIFGIRPADSGTAIVKGKPAALRSPQQASRLGIGFCPEDRKTDGIIGAASVRENIILALQAQRGWLRPIPRREQDEIAARFIRQLGIRTPGPEQPIELLSGGNQQKVLLSRWLLTKPQFLILDEPTRGIDVGAHAEIIRLIETLCADGLALLVISSELEELVGYADRVIILRDRQQVAEIPLGELSVGAIMNAIAA; encoded by the coding sequence ATGCATAACGATAACAACCAGGAAATCCTGCGAACGGAAGGTTTAAGCAAAACCTTTCCCGGCGTGAAGGCCCTCGACCATGTCGATTTCAGCCTGCGCCGCGGAGAAATCATGGCGTTGCTGGGGGAAAACGGCGCCGGGAAATCGACGCTCATCAAGGCCCTTACCGGCGTCTATCAGCCAGATGGCGGCATCATCTGGCTCGGCGGCGAGGCGGTGCGACCGCGTAATACCGCGCACGCCCAACAGCTTGGCATTGGCACCGTATATCAGGAAGTTAACCTGCTGCCTAACATGTCGGTGGCGGATAACCTCTTTATTGGCCGCGAGCCGCGCCGTTTCGGCCTGCTGCGCCGCAAGGAGATGGAGAAACGCGCCACGGCGCTGCTCGGCTCCTACGGCTTTCACCTGGATGTACGCGAGCCGCTAAACCGTTTCTCAGTCGCGATGCAGCAGATCGTCGCTATCTGCCGCGCGATCGATCTTTCAGCGCGCGTCCTGATCCTCGACGAACCCACCGCGAGCCTTGATGCCAAAGAAGTCGAGATGCTCTTTACCCTGATGCGCCAGTTGCGTGACCAGGGCGTCAGTCTCGTGTTTGTCACCCACTTTCTCGATCAGGTCTATGAAGTGACCGATCGCATCACGGTGCTGCGCAACGGTCAGCTCGTCGGCACTAAAGAGACTGCCGAACTGCCGCAAATTGAGCTGGTGAAAATGATGCTCGGGCGCGAGCTTGAGAGCAATGCGCTTAAGCGTGCCGGACGCACGCTGCTTAGCGAAAAACCGGTAGCGGCGTTCCAGAACTACGGCAAAAAAGGCGTTATCGCGCCGTTTTCGCTTGATGTCCGCCCGGGTGAAATTGTCGGCCTCGCGGGCCTGCTCGGCTCCGGGCGCACCGAAACCGCAGAAGTTATTTTCGGTATTCGCCCGGCAGACAGCGGCACCGCCATTGTTAAAGGCAAACCCGCTGCGCTGCGATCGCCGCAGCAGGCATCGCGGCTGGGGATCGGGTTTTGCCCTGAGGACAGGAAAACCGACGGAATCATTGGCGCGGCCTCGGTGCGTGAAAACATCATTCTGGCGCTGCAGGCCCAGCGCGGCTGGTTGCGCCCAATCCCGCGACGCGAACAAGATGAGATTGCTGCTCGCTTTATTCGCCAGCTCGGTATTCGCACGCCCGGCCCGGAACAGCCTATCGAACTGCTCTCCGGCGGCAACCAGCAAAAAGTCTTGCTCTCGCGCTGGCTGCTGACCAAACCGCAGTTTCTCATTCTTGACGAGCCGACACGCGGTATTGATGTGGGCGCGCATGCGGAGATCATCCGACTGATAGAAACCCTGTGTGCCGACGGCCTGGCGCTGCTGGTCATTTCCTCGGAGCTGGAAGAACTGGTGGGCTATGCCGACCGGGTGATTATTCTGCGCGACCGCCAGCAGGTGGCGGAGATCCCGCTTGGGGAACTCTCGGTCGGCGCCATTATGAATGCCATAGCGGCATAA